The nucleotide window TTTGTTAActttagttttgaaaaaaaagctGTTTTGTTCGAAACTGGTCACAGTCGGAAggctgagattttttttaatggcaaAAGATTAAAGTTGTTCTCACTGTGATTTTAAAATGTTGAATGATATCATTTGGTAGAGGAAACAGAATCTGAAGTAACATGTTGATATCAATATCAAGTTGGAGAATAACCATACAAAATGTTGATTACATATTCATATTAGTTAGGTGTATCATGAGTAGATACGTATgatcaaaccaaaaaaataaacacacacGCGCACACACATGTACACATATATATTCAGAATATAGTATCATTCATAGGAAAAACAAAATGTTGAAGACCTCCTCATCAGGTCCAAGTCGATCCGTTATAAATTTCATCAATTCCTGGTCATCAGACATTTCCATGACACTAGAATTATTAAACTTTGGTTGGACTCTAACTCTAAAGGCAAAAATATATCCTAACATCCGATCCAATGGTTTTGGAATCTCTTTGGGGTTATCTTCTCCCAGCACCattaaaaatagagtaaataggCATTTTATTTCCTAAACTCTATAGTCCTTTTGCACATTAGGTCCTaccttttaataattaaaaaaataattcttatctttacataagttttataaaatagtttttccattaaattttaatgtaacACCGTTAATGAAATGCATTGTTGGAAATTTTAGTGTCACGTGAACTATCCAATATCCAACATCACACTCAAGTATGACCATGGCAATTTTggcaattttacaaaatagtccTTGGACTATGTATGTCTTCTCATACTTGACTTCAAGTTCTTCACCAGACGCAACAAAAAAGGCCCCGTTGAGGAGAATGTCACCCTCGGAGCGCCAGTTCCATCCCTTCCACTTGGACTGTTGCGTGTCGACTCTCTTAGTAACTTCCTTAGCGAAGGGATTTTCCGGTGCCATGTAACGGTTACCCTGGCTGTTAATGGTGGGCTCGCCGCTGCCACCAATGGCGTACATCTCCCACTCGGTGAAGTCGTTGTTGATGACGTGGATGTATCCCCTTCGACAGCGGGGCATGCGCTGGACGAGCTTCTCCCCGAAGTGGTTGAAGGCGATGGTGACCTGCATTCCAGAGTCAGGGAGGTAGTCGTCGCTGTGTCCGAGTAGCATGACCTCGTTGTGGTGGGAGAGCATGTTGTTGATGGTTATCCCTATGGACCCCATCACCGCGTCGATCAGACCGTCCTTGCACCGTGAAAGGGTGTAGTGGTCGATCCATATGTCCTTCGGCCCGAAGATGGAGATGCCATCTCTGTCTGATTCTGTCTGGAATCCGTAGTGCTCCGGGCTTGACTGACCGTTTGTGTCTAGAATCCATACTCTTAGCTTCCATAATTGGTGATGTACAAGTGCTCTGCACAAGAGTTTGCAAACTTGTGGTTTCTATGTGAAATTTCATGAAACAAAACTAATCTAGAAAGAATATTTTTCCAAAAGCTAAGTGGCTTTGAAATGCACTGTGCAATAGATTTCAGGTTGCATGTCTTTATATACTACTCAAGCCAAGAAGTGAGTGAAAACTGTCGATAGAATTTCAGAAATAAAATTGACTAACTTAAAAGTCAATCATTTCACACTCAACACACCGAAGGCTAACAAAATTGACAAATTTGGCAAAATTGAGGCAATAAAACTTACTTGAGCCTCACTTAATCTCTCGCTGCATTCATTGTTTTTCTTTGAGGAAGCCATAGAACCATTAGATTTATTGCTTGCAGAATTGTCTTCTGAGGCAGTTTTAAGTTTTTTCGGTGAAAATGTTGTATTTTGAGTAGGAGTGCTAAtctgaataaataatatacagcagagaggaaagaaaaaaaggaataagTAAATATATGCTAAAATAGCAAGCCAagataaaagaaggaaaaaatacaaaattatctcTTTATAAAAGACTGGGGAATATGACATATAGTGTGCCTTCTCCATACATGTTGCCACAAGTTCCTAAGCTCATTCTTGCGAATGggttttataagaaaattaattgccCCGTTTAACATGCATTTCAATGCCATGTTAACCGAATCATGAGAAGACATCACTGCACACCCATGAGAATAGAATGAGCTCATTAACCATTTCGATCTTACACTGAGACTAAGAAAACAAATACATAATACAAGTCAACATACTTATGAcaagaattcttttacaaatgTCATGCTCcatgattaaagaaaaaagagcaAATCCAGATATTGCTGGTAGCTCCACTTCTGTTAATATGAGATCTAGCTCAGGTGCCTTCTTCTTCAACATTTCCCATGCCTTTAATCCATCCGGAACCGCAATAACTACATTGAGTAAAGAGAATACCATTAAGTAATAAACCatgaaaacaataatgtcaatcCGAAATTGGATCATCCATAATGTTTTGCATTATcatatccaaaaaaattaaaaatcattgtaTGGTATTCCAATCTATGATACCAAATTACTACATATATTGTATCACTAAAACTTTTCTTCTCATCTCTTGGTATCTCTCCAAAATACGATGCTAATAAATCCATCATTTAAAAGGAAAgaggaaaaattaaaacaattggGATTTTTGGAACAAGttaccaaatttaattttatgttattaaaaaaactaaaactacaGTTCGGGTATTCAGGTTCATTGcctttttgtttaaaacaaaacaatgtgAAAATAGTGACGAATAAACATATAGATGAAAGAAAACAGAGATCCTCAATATGAAGACCAAATAGAAGACTGCATTCATGATAACTTTTTTTGGTTCATTATAAGTCATCGAAACTGCAAAAGCATgctaattttttagaaaagaagGGAACAAAATCAGCAACACATTTAACTATGTACACTACAAAAGAAAGTAATGCATTAGTGATCAAATTTGGTGGTAAGAAGTGTTTTTTTTCCACAATAATAACAGAATCACACAAAAATttagtgacatttttttttcataaataacataaataatttcctcactaattttttttttcaatggtaACCTTCGCTCAGATCCTCTCCAGTTTAATCGATCCCAACCTTTcatacatttataatttaaatttatcaaatattcaaaataaaggaTGGCTGAAATTTCGTCCAGTTTATTCAAAACTGGAGAGGATCTTTTTGGTGATAGATGACAAAATCCAACACGTTGAAAACTAAACAGAAGCATCCTTTGGATGATGCTAATTGCTACCACAATTATACACGTAAAGTAATTCCAGAGACCATAATCAAAACGGCAGAACACAAGTTAAATTTTCGCAAGTAAACGACAACTAATTAAGTAATACAATGCCACAGGATAAACGACATAAATAGcgaaatcatataaaaaaatctcgagaattaaaaagaagaagaagaaaaaaaaaatcgtgtAACTGCATTTGCAAAGAAGCGCGGCGATGATTTGGCACGTGGAATGATCAACTTCTACAAGCAGCACTCTGAGCACCATCCGCGGCAGAAACCTCTCCCATCTTCGTCATCGCGCAATTCAACTCATCCATTCTCGAACAACAATAACATCATGCTTCGTTCCATAGTGTatagtatattaataatatatacctATTACAATTGGAATGGTCATACTTTAGTGTCACGTTAGATAGTCCACCTGACACTAAAATTGTCAATAATGCATCTCACtaataatgttatattaaaatttaatgaaatgaCTATTTTACaaaacttatgcaaagataaggattatttttttaattacaaaaagatAGGGATTAATGTGGGAACTAAAATGTCTATttactctttaaaaaaaataatataagagttAACCAATAATTATTAAGTTTTGGAATTAAAGCCAACCATTATGCACATTAAAAAACAATGACAAAGAACCAAACATGTACCTTGATCATCCTAAGATCAACAAATTTTTCACACTCTCAATCCCAGAAGACACTTTTTGAATTAAACTTGTTGTGATAAACTTCAACCTCAACTTTGttttttgttgattaaattACAGAAGAAAATAAAGCAAATACTACCATATTTAGCATATTGCAAAGATATAATTGTTTCTGGAGTACGGTTTGTTTTTTGAGATCATAATATTACATCAAccatagagaaaaaatataatagctataaaaagatatcaaaaaagatacaacataatatttaaaaacataaaataagattCTCCATATATTTCGATGGTTTTTGCTACTCTGGCTTGAACAGTCTCCGTCATcctataataaaaaaggaaagtttacaaaaaattatttttttgttttgtgtttattGAAGGAGGCAAATTATTTACTACATGGTTCGCTTGCAAAAGCACATATCTAATATTGGGTCTGTCGAGAAGCACGAATTTAgataaattgtttaaaaacaaTATAAGATTATAATTGTTTGAAATAGTATCTAAGTTTTTAtggaattgaaataattttaattacccGTGTCTTATTGCAGGCCACTCATCTAGATTGGGGTTGAAATGAATCACTGTTGTATTCTCAATTGTTTCAAGAGTAGCATCACCTTTCATAATGAGAGGAAAATTAGtgatagaaaaggaaaaaaatgaatcattaatttaaaatagaaataaggaaaaaattaaagtttggtATATGGGTTTTCTAACCATATAATAATAGAGAAGCTTAGCTTATTTTAGCAAATTGGATTGCAATTGTGGGTATTGGAGTTGTGTTATGAATCAACCAATTCAATGTTTCTTCAGCATAATTATCATGCAAGACAAATTTGAGTTTTCCCCTATGCATttttaatagaattaaaatttgtaatatattGCTCTTAATTTAAGATGACAAACTAAGGATAAGTAAAACCATACGTATGGTCAGAAATTTTGAAGATGAATTTTGTGATCTTGTTTGTGTTTTGCAAATCCCATTCGGGCCTAAACCTTGTTATAACAACACCAACTATATCTATGAAAAAGACAGTGTTAGTATACTGTAATAGATATAAAAAGTTTAGATGAATAATATATGACCTATCAGGAAGTTTGTCTTTTGCTTTAGATTGTAAACTTCATTGAAGTGGATTGGTGTTAGCCCAAAGTTagtatatataacatttttagcTCCtctaatatagtttttttttttaaaacaacagAATATAACAATGACTAGTCATACGATTGATGCtaaaattatctaataatttaatattagcaAATGTGTAAAGTTTTTGAGGATTTATCTTATCCTTTaaaattcaatcataaattttctctttcattagaCCTTCAATTTTTGAACCCTACATATTGAAACAGAAATGTGCATAAACGTAATTAGTTTTATTGTATTGTCACTTCCATATTGGAAATGTTTAAAATGAGAAATTGCAAatactaaaaatgaaaatatggtTTATGTTAAAGCATACCTCTGAATCTATGTGATGAACTGAATAAAAGATACATGTTTTCCATTGATTATTTGACAGACTGTCAAATACCTAATAATCTGACATTTGATAAACCATTTTCCTTAATCTAGTTTGatatctttaattttgatttatcttGAAGTGTTTGAAGACATAACTGGATAGGAATGAGATGAGGCAGAATAATGATGAATGATATAGAATTGAGTATGCCTATGTTTCTTAAATAGaatgaatataaaattgtttcttATGACCAGTTTGATAGCACATGTCTATTAAGGgtcactattttttttgtattttatactTGTGTGCttgtttttattacttttataacACCAATCGATTCTTAAAAGTACTATTACTTTTTCTGAAAAAGCAAAAGCATTTATTTTGTCAGCATTGTTGTGTCTATAGTCTAATTTGGAatgattttaattacaaaagtaAAGGATTTAAGCATACTTTGAAAACTAAGATTGCAAAAACCTATGTTGcagtattaaataatttgttaccTTTGGATTAAGTTGTTTCCTTAGCAGAAAACACTACACGAAagacataaaattattattgtataatCTGTTTTGAACAATAGACACAAAAATCCAGGCATTGACAATGTATGAGTTGGGTAGCATCTTACTAATTGATTGATTAACTACCACATGGACCAGTTACCTATAACATTCATGGATTACAATGAGTATTAGAATATCAGTTaaacatgttatatattatAGGCTGAATTTATTTACACTAAATTTTTTCCAGAAAATAGTACCTCAGCATGTGGGAGTAAGTTTATTATGGTGTTTATCAAGTGCTTTTGGAGAAGTACTTAAATCAACATCACTATCCTTCCATAGAACATATAAGCAtaggttaataataataatttaggtCATAGCTAAAGTTATTagccatgaaaaaaaaaatcaatttgaagCTTCCATTCAATAGTAATTCATTCCTACCTTTAACCTATTAACTTTGTGCTATGGTTATCAATAAGGTATGTCCATCCACTGTCCCAGAAGAGAAATTTTTTCTTAGCTCCTTGTGGTAAACCATGACCTGAAGTAAATACCTGACAATGCAAAAATGGATTAATATTAACATGCACACAGAAACAATGACTTCAACGCACCTTCCTCGTTGGTTTCAtctgaacaacaacaacaggcCAACCACAGAGAGTTTTAACCCAAGCTTAACACCCCAATGCTTAACCTCTGTCATTTTTAACCCAagcaaatggaaacaaaaaaacacaacacaCAACACATAACAACAACACAACATCGGGTGCatacaaaacaaagaaacacAGAGGAGCAAGCCACGTGTCGGAGTTGGAGGCAGGGGCAATTTTGACATTTTGAAAGCCCATTCCATTATTAAATACATAGTGGATAGATAGTAGACATATACAAGTAGATAGTAGATAGTAGACATATAGAAGCAGATAATAGATAGTAGATAGTAgatgagaattaaaaaaaaaacccattaaTTACCTCAACAAAAGTTGTTAAGCATACTGCCAAAATTGAAGTGGCAAAAACCAATGTTGCGGTGTTAAATAATTTGTTACCACTAGATTAAGTTGTTCCCTAAGCACAAAACACTACAGGAAAGACAAAAAAACCATCATTGTATAATATGTTTTGAACAATAGACAAAGAAATCAAAGCATTAACAATGTATGAGTTGAGTAGCATCTtactaattaagtaattaactGCCAAATGAATTAGCTACCTATAATATTCATGGATCACAATGAGTATCAGAATATCACTTaaacatgttatatattatAGCCAGAATTAACACTCTAAAAATTTACAGAAAATAGTACTTCAGTATGTGGGAATAAGCCTATCAAATCTGTGTCAAAAGAGTATTTCAATACAACCAAATTATTGAACTTTGGCTAAACCTTGATTTTAATTGCAAGTGTTTAACCCAGGATTTGATCAAGTGCTTCTGGAGAAGCATTCAGATCAGCATTACCATCCTTCCACAGAACATATAAGCATAggttaataataacaatttaggTCATAGGTAAAATTATTAACCatgggaaaaaagaaaattcagttTGAAGCTTCCATTCAGTAGAATTGACTGCTATCTTTAACTTATTAATAAGATTTGTGCATCCAAGGTCCCAGAATAGAAACTTTGTGCTTTGCTCCTTGTGGTAAACCATGACCTGAAGTCTATACCTAACAATGGAAAATAAATTACTATTAACTAGGAGTGGGTAAACGGGTCCAGGTCCATGGACTGACCAGCGGGGCCCGTGGTC belongs to Glycine soja cultivar W05 chromosome 5, ASM419377v2, whole genome shotgun sequence and includes:
- the LOC114411243 gene encoding probable pectate lyase 12, translated to LDTNGQSSPEHYGFQTESDRDGISIFGPKDIWIDHYTLSRCKDGLIDAVMGSIGITINNMLSHHNEVMLLGHSDDYLPDSGMQVTIAFNHFGEKLVQRMPRCRRGYIHVINNDFTEWEMYAIGGSGEPTINSQGNRYMAPENPFAKEVTKRVDTQQSKWKGWNWRSEGDILLNGAFFVASGEELEVNFSSRAIPLNHNASFIASVKAIYFASVVDNATTF